AATTGATGGCAACCTTATCTCCAAGGTTGCTGCCTTTAGTCAGATAAGGAAAGCCCCAAAAAGCTCTGTTCCTTTCCATATCACTGAATCTCAAATATCTTCAGCTTAAACGAATCTTTATGCCAAATATTTGGGGGTGGCATATGCTGATTCCTTTCAGGAGAAAGATATAGACTAATCATTACAAATAGTAATAATAGGTGGGGAAGAGAAGAACATTTGCAAGCTTACTGTGTCCTTGatgctttattttctattaaaacctGAAATTTTGTAGGAATTTTACCCCAGTTTCATAATTGGAGCACAGAGAACCAACCAAGTGTTCTAGTAGTCATAAGCAAGATGATATGGGAGCCCTCAAAACAATTTTACATGCCTTAATTCCTGAGACCAAAGCATTCCCCTCACCTCTCTCTTTACTCATTCGGTTAACTCTGGACTCAGGCCAAATCCTGTCCCTGGAAGAGCCACCAAGTAGGAAGCCTGGGTACAGGCCTGGCAAGCGAGGACAATGGGTCACTGCAGGACTTTGGAGCACTCAGGTTTGGAGTCAGTTAAGACCAGCTCCTTGCTGGGAAGCCATAGCTCTGGAGGGACAGACAGGTAAGGTTAGTTTACTTTCTTGAGCTTTCTGTCTTCGGTGCTGCTTACAGCCTTAGGATATCTGGTATTCAGGGAAGGAGGATGAGGTAGCATTCAAAATTGGGTCCTACCTGGGCAAGAACCAGGGATTGACAGCCTGTTCTCTTTCCCCAGTGCTGGTCAGAGTTACAGAAGGTGGACAGTAAACATTGGCAAATATTGACAGAAGTCAAGGTCATGGCAAGACCCTTTGGCCCACGTTTGTTGGGGAAGGATAAGCCTGCAGTTGGAAAAGACTGGTCAAATGGATTTGCATTCCCAGAAACCAGGAAATTTCTGAAACTGAGTTTTAAACCTGGCAGCTCTTTTATCGTCCCTTTGTATTTTTGCAGTTCCTCCCCATACCAGCTTCCTTACAACTGTTCTGATTTCCTGTcataagattttttcttttcgttttcttCAGGGAGGGGAAATCAATATAACCTCTTCTCTAGAAAGGAGGTGGTTGGGCTGATCTTAAGCAGTGTTAGAagatctattttgtttttcaaaccaGGTGTCTGGGCtggggaaattccagcctggggtGAGGACTTTGATCACCAGGTGTTTTTTTGGTGTGCGTGCTGTCTTATGGTTGCATGGTGGGTTTCTGCTTCAGATGGTACGTATGCTTTCCTTCAACTCAGCTTACCAGGCATTTGGTGTCAGTTTGCGGGGTTTTGAGGAACTCTGTGTAGAGCTTTAAGGAAGTttacatttctaatatttattcttctattgaaaaaaatctcaaattggCCTAATGCTCTGCACTCAATAGGAGCTTAGTATACATTTAATGATGAGCCTGATCTCTGAAGTGGGTGGTTACTGTTTACTTTCCCTTTCTGTTCTGGGAGCAAAAAGAGTACCAATTTCAAAATCCTGGGAGGTCTTACTTGTTATAAACTCCAGGACCACTATTTGGGTAGGGGATTATTTGTTTAGAAGTGGATAACTTGTGGCTGAAATTTGAGTAAAATTCCTGTTATACTTTTGGAAATTAAACTTTGGaaatctggccgggtgcagtggctcatgcctgtaatcccagcactttgggaggccgaggtgggtggatcacgaggtcaggagattgagaccatcctggctaacacggtaaaactccgtctctgctaaaaatacaaaacattagccggtcatggtgctgggcccctgtagtcccagctactcgggaggctgaggcaggagaatgggtgtgaacccaggaggcagagtttgcagtgagccgagatcgtgccactacactccagcctgggtgacagagtgagactccatctcaaaaaacaaaacaaaacaaaacaaaaacaaaaaaagaaatctttgcaAATCCGTCGGAAGGGAAGGACATGGATGTACATGGACATGGAAGAGTACAGGAATTAGGATCAATAATCCAGCAAAAAGACACGAGGATGGGGAAATCTAATAAGGGCTCCCTGACAGCACATGATATGCCAAGtggatctgttttctttttgcttccagCAGAGCACTGTCCAGAACTTCCTCCAGTGAATAATAGCATATTTATCGCAAAGGAGGTGGAAGGACAGATTCTGGGGACTTATGTTTGTATCAAGGGCTACCACCTGGTAGGAAAGAAGATCCTTTTTTGCAATGCCTCTAAGGAGTGGGATAACACCACTACTGAGTGCCGCTGTAAGTTAGATCTTTCTGTATCTTTGCCCATATTGATATCCTGTTTTACTCCTTCACATCCTACTTTCTATAGGCCATGGTAAaactttataagaaaacaaaaattctcaatTTCTAGGAGACTTCTTTTAAAGCACTCTAGTGGAAGAGCTTCTCTTGGAAGCTCCATGATCAGATCTTGATCAGTATTAATTTAGTTGAATTAATAGAATCAATTCCCTCTATgggaaagaaataatttcttccaGATattagaactatttttttttttgctgtaatttgtttaactttatattgctttaaaaatgtttatgttatggaaaatttaaaatgtatacaaaagaCAGAAGAGTCAAATTCACTCGTAGAGATTCATCATATAATTTCATCAATTATCCACACAAGACTAATCTTGTTTCATGTATACCctcactttattattttgaagaaagtacatcatatcattttatttcaccTATCATATAACTTTTGAACTGGGAATAGTTTGTATTCTCAGTTTACCAATGTGATAATTGAGATCCAGCTGATTTGCTCAAGGTCCCAAAACCCATTTCTGACATCCTCTGTGGAGATGGGGAATAATTAATCCATATTCTATTTGTTACtactagtttttaaaagaatagttGCATTAGTTCTCTTGTATACCTAGAGTAGAGCACACCGATATTATGATCCTTCACTCATATAAACAAACTCATATCCCTGTGCATTCTCTCCTGTCTTTTTCCACGCCATGGGGAaaagcacaacaaaataaaaaatgctaagtAAGTGTATATTTGGCTGgatgaaagggaaggaaatacTTGCCTCAAACATAGGCTCATGAATTTTGAGCCATGCTTAATATAACAGTACAATAAACATACTATTGGTAACTTTCAGTTATGTAATTAATTACTTTCAGTTGCCAATTCATGTTGTTCTTGTGCATGACAAAGCTCTTTTTTAATGTACTTAGGTCGatctcctcttttttttcattctgcaTTGATATGGCAGTACCAGGTACTTCACCCAATTAAAAATGTGCAGTATTAGCTCTAATTTGCTGTTTTCTCATGAAGACTGAGGAGGTCTGGCCTTTGCTGTGTTGGCCTTCAGCCTTGCCCTTTCAGattattgcttattttcttcttcagtggGCCACTGTCCTGATCCTGTGCTGGTAAATGGCGAGTTCAGTACTTCAGGGCCTGCGAATGTAAGTGACAAAATCACATTTAAGTGCAATGACCACTACATCCTCAAGGGCAGCAATTGGAGCCAGTGTCTAGAGGACCACACCTGGGCACCTCCCTTTCCCATCTGCAAAAGTAGTAAGTACAAGAGAAGCCATCAAGAATCCCCAAAATACTGATTAGTAGTGTAAACTTAGACATTTGCCACATCCCTGggatgcttttctctttttttgtatcaGGGACGGGCTTAAGATCTAGCAGACAGCCATGAAACGAGTGGAGCTCACAGAACCAAATCTCACCTCAAGAGAATACATTCCATTGCAGTGAACAGCATCCAAAGCAcacttttttccttctcaaaTAGGGGTCCTGTCCTACTAGGTCTAATGCAGGGTAGTTTGGAGcattgactattttatttttcaatttcaagaCAGTGATTTAAGGTCTTTGTTTGAAAAGTAAACACAAAACAGGGGGAAAAGATCACAACTCATCTATTGCAAAATTATCTACAAGAGGCTAAAGACCCTCTTTCTATCACTACAATTCGTATCTTTCAGAGTTAGTAAGTTAGGTGTGTTTATTTCATgactttttcttatgtttatacagacatttaaaacaaacacacacaaatgaaatatttaaattaaataagcatTAAATgccattttgtgtgtatgtatatatatgaatatacctATAGAAATGGGACttactatacattttttaaattgcttttcttcatGTAACTATGTACATGGCCATTTTCTCAGACCAGTCCATATAGCTCTATTGCCCACTATTTAATAACTGCATATGTGTATGTCATAATTTATTATATGGCTCTCATATTATTTTAACGTTTTTCCTATTAGGAACAATGCTGAAATGAGTATTTTATACAAACACATATTCTTACGTCTAcgttgttatttctttctttcttttttctttttttttgagaaggagtcttgctctattgcccaggccacagtgcagtggtgcgatcttggctcactgtaacctctaccacccacgttctagtgattctcctgcctcagcctcccgagtagctgggttacaggtgtctgccaccacgcctggctaatttttgtatttttagtagagacggagcttcaccatcttggccagactggtctcgaactcctaaacttgtgatccatccgcctcggcctcccaaagtgctgggattacaggtgtgagccaccgtgcctggctactaTGTTATTTCTATAGGATAGATTCCTAAAATGATTGCTGGATCACAGGATGCCATTATTTGCAGAATATGCTTCAAATATCCAAGAAAttctactaaaatatttaatacatacttggatacaaaataaatattgaaaaaatcaatgtttttattttctattaataattattagttgaatttgaaatgtaaaaataattctattcACAAAATCTATATGAAAATTTACTGGAAGATAAAAAACAAGacttgaatgaaagaaaagacatgTGTGATCTTGGATGGGCAGACTTAGTATTATAATGCAATGCCTACCAGAATTTTcaattcaaaaatatgaaaaaaaaaaacactaattaaaGAATCTCCTCTGGTAAGGTAGACATctaacattataaatatttttgggaAAATGATGAATGATGTGTATATTTGACTGGATCAAAGGGATCCAAGAATCCTGTGATGAATGATGTGTATATTTGACTGGATCAAAGAATACTTGCTGTATTAGATAGTAAAATGTACTACAAAGTTACTATGAGCACAATAGCATTAAAATGGCAAACTATAGGTACTACAAATTATATGTCATTAAAATAGCGAAGTATAGGTACAGATAAGTAGAACAGATTAAATCAGGAGGAAAAGTCTATTCAATGGTAATGGAATAATTATCTATTTGGAAGAAGACAAAGTTAGGGCTCTAGGTCACACCATATTTATAATACattccaaatgtattttaaatatataactacaaaaatcaaaattattaaattattaaaagaaaacgaGATAATATATTTATTGCACTGGGATGGGGAAAGCCTTCCTAAGAAGTTTCATAAAACTCAGAAGtcataaaggaagaaaatgggcagatttagttaaatttttaaaagaaaaacttctacATACTAAAAGacattataaaagttaaaagataatgGACTTGAATAAAGTATTTGCAACATATTTGATGGTTAAAGagttaatgtttttaataaacaaaGATCCCCTAGAGGTCAGTAAGGAATAAACAACCcaatagaaaataagcaaagttAGGTAAGGACAGCAATTCCAAAAGAATGGCCCTAAACAGCACTTCTATTTCCTGATTATATGAATGGATATTGAACATTACAAATGATTATAGAACTGGAAATTAAAATTAGATATACATCTTTTATTGAGCAGAatagcaaaaaatgaaaagatggatTTAATTTAATATCATTCATGATCTAAGGAAATAACCATTTATGTCAGTAAGAGTGTAAAGTGCTATCACTGTTTGGATGTATTTTGGCAGTAgctactaaaataataaaatccaggcatggtagtgcacacctgcagtcccagctagtctcagctacttgggaagctaaggcaggaggatagcttgagtccagaaatttgaggccagcctagacaacatagtgaggcctgtctctaaaataaaaaaaaaaaaaaaaaagaaagaaagaaataataaagacagaCAGTTTAAGAGCACAAACTATATATGCTCTTACATGAGGGAATTTGGGGTTACTTaaaacatgcatacacatactATTATATATACAGTTAAATTACATGCATATAATATGATTTTATGTCATTAGCTTGACACAAGTTTCAagtatttccttatttcttccaaatattttctgttttactctATTTTAATTCTGTAGTTTCTATTCTAGCTCTTAACCACAGAATCCCTGTCTTTTTATGTCACTTCATTATCTAAACCTAGGATGAGCTTCCTCGGTTTCTGAATAAACCAGattctttctgtttattctttctgtttACCACATCGTCTCCTTTCGTTCAAAATTTTACTCATAAAAGTTACCAGAACTCTGGTGGACTGGAATCCCCCGAACAATTCCTGGAAATTCTTCTTGCTTTCCTCTATTCAGCCTTTGAGCTCAGTctttgagctttaaaaaaattacagtgtaTTAACTGCATAAGTAATATTAATACACCTTTgttgtagaaaaatataaaaaataaaagatgggaCCGATTATCTACAAGCCTACCATCTAAGGATAAGGGCATTAAGTATTTTGGCATATAACTTTACATACTTTTCTTCTGTGCTTATGTTTGTATAACcatgatttacaaaaataatattatatatattctttcatgATCTGCTGTTTTTATTCAACGACTTGTTTagaagacttttatttttcagtaaatatacACCTACATAATCATTGCTAGCCACTGTTTTTGATCAACATGTTTAGTGTCCTGTGGTCTCAGAGCTGACTGGGACCTTAGAGATGGCATTATTTAACCTGCTTATCTGTAATATTAGGAAGGAAGCCAAGAGGTGCAAAATGGCTTTAGTGCTACATAGCGAGTGGAAGAGTCAGTATCAAGACTCACAACTCCTAATACATCATCCTGCTTTCTTTCCACAGTTCCACAGACTCGTCCTCTTCCCTTTCAGCCATGTTCttccctctgtctttttcttttgagacagagtcttgctctgttgttcaggctggagtacagtggcacgatcttggctcactgcaacctccacctcccaggttcaagcaattcttgtgcctcagcctcccaagtagctgggattacaggcactcacccacactgggctaatttttgtatttttagtagagactgggtttcaccatgttgggcaggctggtctcaaattcctgacctgagataatccacccacttcggcctcccaaagtactgggattacaggtgtgagcccttgCTCCCACCTTCTCCCCTTTTTCTGACACTCtccttgatatagtttggatgtgtgttcctgctcaaatctcatattgaattgtaatctccagtgttggaggtggggcttggtgggaggtgactggatcatgcaggtggatttctcatgaatggtctAGCACCATCTCCCTAGATACTGTCCTCGTGAcagcgagtgagttctcatgagatctggttgtttaaaagtgtgtagcgcctcctccttctctctcttgttcctgctccaGTTGTGTGAGATGCTtcgctccccctttgccttctgccatgattgtaagtttctcgaggcctccccagaagctgagcagatgccagcaccatgcttcctgtacaggctgcagaaacgtgagccagttaaacctcttttctttataaattatccagtctcaggtatttctttatcacAATGTgagatggactaatacactcatgCTTCACAACTCTTATCCAGGGGATGTCAGCTTCCATTTGAGTTCACACACTTCATCTCCTCTCTCATGGAGTTATTTCTTCAGCCTTCACCTATggcccaatttttattttcttgtacgTTAATGATTAGCTTCTCTACAACTTAAAATTTCTTTCCCTGAGCTCCTGCTAGTCAGATAATACTCCCAAATCCCTACCAACTCAGAAGATAAGCTGGGGGAAAGCTCTTTGTCATGGACAAATATGAtttagaagagaaggaaatgaatgaaGAACATGTTTCAAGATCCCACAGGTGTTGCTCTGAGGACGTCAGGTGCTGGCATAAACAGCTGCAATTAAGGGTGCTGTTCATTGAGCATGCCTGGCCCTCACAGCTGTCACTTCTATACTCCTTTCTGTCAGGGGACTGTGACCCTGCTGGGAATCCAGCTCATGGCTATTTTGAAGGAGATAATTTCACCTTAGGATCCACCATTAGTTATTACTGTGAAGACAGGTAAGTGAACACAGCTTGTCAAGTGCCAGATCTTGCCCCTTGGCAGCATTATTTTTGGGAATAACCCAGCCTGTGTTCACCTGGTCGTCTGATTTCCTACTGCTGCAGGATTCTGAGCTAATTCTGATTTTGAGAGCTGCTTTGGCCCTCTGCTAGCTCTCCTCAATCCCTAGAAGATGGACTGATCCTACTAAAGTATCCTACTTACCCCAGTGCAAgtatctctttcttctctctaccAAGacaagataaattatttaaaatgtatgggtttggctgggcgtagtggctgacacctgtgatcccagcactttgggatgccaaggtgggtggattgcttgaggtcaggagatcaagaccagccctggccaacatggcaaaaccctcgtctctactaaaaatacaaaaattagctggccatggcggtgcattcctgtaatccagctactcaggagactgaggcatgagaattgcttgaacccaggaggtggaggttgccatgagcctagatggtgccactgcacttcaacctgggtggaGAAGTGATACTctgttttaaaactaaataaataaattaattaaatgtatggttttttgtttgtttgtttgtttgttgttgtttttgagacagtgtctccctctgtcacccaggctggagtgcagtggtgtactcattagctcactgcaacctctgcctcctaggctcacgtgatcctcccacctcagcctctctaatagctggaactacaggcatggaccaccatgcttggctaattttttaaggattttgtagagacggagtctccctatgttgcccaggctggtcttgaactcttgagctcaagtgatccttccaccttggtttcccaaagtgctggaattacaaacatgaatcaccatgcctggcctaaaatgtatgtttttcttaaaaaaaaaaaaaaaaaaaaaaatcagagaatatAAATGCTAAAAAACAAATACGGAAGTGCAAAAATATAAAGACTTAGTGTATAGACCCTTAAAGCCCCCTAATTAACTCAGAGTCTTGTGGCCTCACTGGCATTTCAATCTCATTATATACCTTCAATACACTTGGCAGGCAACTctcatgtttttctgtttaaaagcTTTTGCTCCTTTTTAGCCCCTTCGCTGAGATTTATTTGCGGGCTGTCTCTCACCTTCTACTCCTTTCTAGAGCTTAGATGCCAGATGCCTTTTTAGGTTATTGAATGATAAAGTGTTTCTATCACTCTCCCCACCCAAAACCTGTGTGCGTAAACACCTCATTCAGAATCTCTCACTTCTCTATGTTTTATGGGTTGACTCTTCACTTGGGTCCTTCCCACCTCCAGGAGAATGGTTTTACTTTGAACTGCTTTGAAATACTGAGATAACTTAAGCATGCATTGAGGCTCAAGGGCGGGGAGGTGGATTCCATCACAGCATGAAATACTGAAAAACAACTACACAAAACCAGTCTCCATTACCCAATTCAGAAAGTGGAAAAGCTAAGCATTGTTCTAATTTCGGTTCAGGTACTACTTAGTGGGCATGCAGGAGCAGCAGTGCGTTGATGGGGAGTGGAGCAGTGCACTTCCAGTCTGCAAATTGATCCAGGAAGCTCCCAAACCAGAGTGTGAGAAGGCACTTGTAAGTAGGTGTCTCGTGTCTATCTTGTTCACAGCTGGATCTCCAGGACCTGACATCACTCCTGGCATATGCTCCATATATATCTGTTTAAtgtgggatattttgtttttgaatggGTTGGCCTTGGCCTGGCTATAGAAGGGGCTCACAAACTATTAGCTCACATTTTTGTAAATGGAAGTTGGAAGTTCCCattcaccaccatcatcacaaaTACCTCATGAGACCCTGTTGGTAGAAGTTGTTGTCTCATGTGCCTTATagaccagtggtccccaacctttttgacaccagggatGGGTATCATGGAAGATGACTTTTCCacggatgggggtggggagagtggggatagtttggggatgattcaggtgcattacatttattatgtactttatttctattattattacattgtaatgcataataaaatgattatacaactcaccataatgtagaatcagtgggagccctgaactTGTTTCCTGCAACTAGAGGGTCCCATCTAGTTaggagtgatgggagacagtgacagattatcaggcattagattcttatctgggagtgatgggagacagtgacagatcatcaggcattagattctcatctgggagtgatgggagacagtgacagattaccaggcattagattctcatagaggagtcaacctagatccctcgcatgagcagttcacagtagggttcacgctcttaggagaatctaatgccaccgctgacctgacaggaggtggagctcaggcagcaaTGTAAGCAAGGCAGAGTGGCTATAAATACAGCTGAAGCGTTGCTTGCCTGCCCACTGCTCACTTTTTGCTGTGTGACCCAGTTCCCAACAGGCCATGGAccggtactggtctgtggccctgGGGTTGGGGATCCCTGTTATAGAGCAAGGCACATAAGCACAATGCGTGATAATTGGAAAAGTCTCTAAAATCCTTCTAGGCtccaaaactaaacaaacaacaCTGAACAGATCCATTTTCATTGAGATTCTTCTTTTTAGTACATCTTTATTATTGGGATAATATTAATAAGTATATTTAAGCCAGAAGATATAAGTGATTCATCATGTTGAAATCCCAAATCTTTACTTAAGCTAGCCTGGTTCTGAGCCCCCATTCAGAGAGCTAACTGCTGCTCACTGGCTTCAGAGTATATAGCTGGGTCTCAGTCCTTACGTTGTAActggtaaaatattttctttcttcagcttgcCTTCCAGGAGCGTAAGGACCTCTGTGAAGCCATAGAGAACTTTATGCAACAATTAAAGGAAAGTGGCATGACAATGGAGGAGCTAAAATATTCTCTGGAGCTGAAGAAAGCTGAGTTGAAGGCAAAATTGTTGTAACACTGCAGCTGAGCAGATGTAATAGAAATAAACTTATGAAtaaaatttcttcttggttctgaAATTGGTTTCAGATGTACCTCTTATTGGGCTGAAATTGCCAACTGCAGTTGTATAAtgcaccgtgtgtgtgtgtgtgtgtgtgtgtgtgtgtgtgtgtgtgtgttgttctcaGAATGTGAAAAGGCAAATGTAGTGGTTGTCTAAGGCCAGAATTAGCAACATATTATTGGAGCATAGAGGGCTTAATTTCCAGTCTGTAAGGAGAATGGGGAAACTCTGATCTCAGCCGAGAGGGTACCCTGTCTTT
The genomic region above belongs to Piliocolobus tephrosceles isolate RC106 chromosome 1, ASM277652v3, whole genome shotgun sequence and contains:
- the C4BPB gene encoding C4b-binding protein beta chain isoform X1, coding for MVAWWVSASDAEHCPELPPVNNSIFIAKEVEGQILGTYVCIKGYHLVGKKILFCNASKEWDNTTTECRLGHCPDPVLVNGEFSTSGPANVSDKITFKCNDHYILKGSNWSQCLEDHTWAPPFPICKSRDCDPAGNPAHGYFEGDNFTLGSTISYYCEDRYYLVGMQEQQCVDGEWSSALPVCKLIQEAPKPECEKALLAFQERKDLCEAIENFMQQLKESGMTMEELKYSLELKKAELKAKLL
- the C4BPB gene encoding C4b-binding protein beta chain isoform X2 is translated as MVAWWVSASDEHCPELPPVNNSIFIAKEVEGQILGTYVCIKGYHLVGKKILFCNASKEWDNTTTECRLGHCPDPVLVNGEFSTSGPANVSDKITFKCNDHYILKGSNWSQCLEDHTWAPPFPICKSRDCDPAGNPAHGYFEGDNFTLGSTISYYCEDRYYLVGMQEQQCVDGEWSSALPVCKLIQEAPKPECEKALLAFQERKDLCEAIENFMQQLKESGMTMEELKYSLELKKAELKAKLL